The Acanthochromis polyacanthus isolate Apoly-LR-REF ecotype Palm Island chromosome 10, KAUST_Apoly_ChrSc, whole genome shotgun sequence genome includes the window AAAAAACAAGTGTCCACTGGAACTACCTAACAGATATTCTTAGGAGGATGTAATGGAGGGTTTTGTTCTTGGAACAAATGAGTAGGAAAGTTTTGGTGGCTGACAGCGTGGTCGGGTTCTATATTTGCTTCAGCTGAGGAAACAGTGTGTGTTGCGACTTTGCTTGTTTACATTCACGTCAGgcatgtgtgtttgagtgtgatGTGCCAGCTGCTGCCAACGTTATCGCAAAGGTTTTATTGTTGCCGCTGTCCTGACAAGAATTTAGGCTTGTGTTGGTACGCTGTGTTCATGCACATGACTTCTCCCAGATGGAAAGTCTGCCTCTCGTGTTTCCACCAATACCGGCCCGCGGTTCACCACACACCCTCCCCAAGCTCGGCCCACTTACCTCTATTCAAAGTACTCAAGGGcacattgttttcttgtctcttCTGTTCGCTCTCACGTCTTTCTTCACGCCGTCTTCTGTTCCTCCGCTCTACTCGGCAGAAAATCAGTACACAACCTTTTCAACTCGGCATGACTGTGCACACATGTGGATGTTCATGTGTGCACGCAGGGAGACGAACATGAAACAGATGTTTGGTTGGTGAAGGTTGAGGCGGACTATGGACTGATGACCCCGTCCTGTGATCTTGTCTCTGTACTTTGGTTTCAGCCTGGCTCGCTGCTAAGACACCTGTCTGAATCTGTCTGTGAGCTAGCTCAGGTTGAAATAATGTCCTTAAACGTGTGGCTGAATATTTGCTGACAGTGCTGATAAACAGCTGACGTGGCTGTTTCCAGGAACAAAATGTGAAGTGGATTTTTCCTAAATTAGATATCAGAGGTGGCTGAAGGTCACAGTTGTGTAAGAATGACGTTTTGGCCATCAGTCGCTGCACACGCTATGAgcaaatttcttttttgtttccaaaTTTCCAACTTTAACCATATGCTGATTTCTGTACAAACTGCTTTATTGAGAGAATTGCTGTTAACTGCACAGTAGTTTGGTTGCATATTAATTATATATTGACATATTGAGAGTGAAATTGCCAAACAATACAGAACAATAAACCCTCAAAAGTTTACTTTTACTTAAACATATGTAATACATAGGTAAACAAAGGAATCTCAACAAAGTTTGTGTtaaagtgttttcattttactgcaAAGTTCCACCTTTTGGTTATTGGTCTCCCTGATGGCTAATAATCAATATTGACcttgaaaaaaaactacattagTTGAACTCTTAGTGTATTTAATGTACTATTTTAACAATGGAAAAACAAGGAGTCATGACATAGCGAGACAGagtaaaatatgattttattagCATTAAAGCTGATTTATAGAGAATCTAAATGGGGGAAGCGATAAGGAGTGAAGGTCGTGGATAGGAAAATCACAAGTTTTATACACGTGTTCATGGGTCCATATCAGGCAGTGAAAGGTGGTTTCCAGTACTCTCTCTAAAGTTAGCACACCGAAATGACACCAACAAATACAAGGCACGATGAAAAAGATTTAATCTGTCCCACAGTACAGAGCATGATCCAAACTGTCTTCTTCTCAGGTAAAACATATTTGCACACTAATGACCATGTTCCTGGAGCCTTGGTTTCACTCAGCTGTTCTGTTCCTCTCTTAAATACACTATGTTCATTATTTTGGCTCTTAGAAATGAAAATTAGCAGCAATGTGTGACCGTGAGACAAGGGGTGACTCAGTGCAGCAGTGGAACAGCAACATAGAAAATCCTTTGAGACTTTGACCGCTCACACACGCTCACATATTGctatttctattctattaatCACACGCGCATAAGATTAATATTAGACACACGTTTGAGTCATGTTCAACTCCCCCCGCTGCGTGTCtccgtccctccctctgtccATGCTTCTAATCAGGTTACCAACATTGACTGACCTCCACCCTGTTGTTGTTGCGGCTCTGAGGAGGGAACGACATCAGAGCACAAggactgacagacacacaaacacatgccaCCATGATTTAAACCATGTGCTTGAGAGTCAGTtgattataaaataagatcacCTCTGTTCTTTTTAGTTACTGTATAAGGAGAGAAGACTTATGATGTcttatgatgaaaacaaaaagtctgTCATGTAACTTATAATATGCTGACGTTCTAATTAAATAACTGTAAACTATTCACATTATCTAATGTGGTGGAACTGTTACAGTTACACAAATCAACATTTCACCTGCACAACTCCCACAGACTGATATAAATCATTTAAGGAAAATTTTGAACATTACTAATGAAATTGCGTAATATTTTCATAACCTTGAGAAAGGTTGTATCTGTTTCTCTTTATTGGCGCTAAATGTGCTTGTgtgcacattttctgtctgtgtagTGATAGTACAAAGTCATGTTGCAAGCAAAAGCATAAAGTTGGCAGAGAAATCTAAATTCCCCAGAGGGAAAGTCAGTTGCAATACCAGATCAAAGTGTTATGGGTTTTATTTCAAGAAGCAGTGAGGAAAACTGGAATGACCTGTTgagctaaatatttttttgcagtttatgtAAACTGAGCATTTACATTCCTACTGGCTTACATATTTGTGGTGTGAGACTGTTTTGAGTTTCATTACagaagcacaaaacacaaaaaaataagttaaggaagttaaaaaaaagtggaaatttaaagaaaataatagttACATTGTAATAACTATGTTCCATGTTCACAGGAACAAGTCAGTAAAAGATATTTCTGATCTGGATCTTCTGGATGCTGCAGCTTTTGATCTGAAGAATTCATTATGCggcagtttatttttttcccttgcaTAATTTAAAACTgatctccaaaaaaaaaacatttctgaaaacatcCAGAACATTAAGTTTTGACGGATCACTGCCCTCATTAACCTGTGTGCACATGCCTGTGGTTTTAAAGATCACTGGAAGGCACGGTTGAATAACAACGAAAGTCATTCATGCCCGCCATCTTTTCtttagtgtcacatttttgggaGGTGCACACAACCTTCAGGAGGTCCTGGTTGTTGCATACTTCACATCCTTAAATGATCTATGTTAGCTACGTACAGTATGACTGAGAGCTTCAGCAGGCCTCTTTCATACACTGGAGCAGGCTTGGGATTTTCCTGAAACACTATTGGCTGCTCACAGGGGTCTGTCTGATTGCATGCTAGTAGTAAAAGTTGTGTTACGAGAACTGTCAGTCTTCTTGCGTATGTTATTAGtctcagacagcagagagaggctGGCTTTTGAAATTGCTCAAGGAAAGGGAATTGAGGATGACTCATGGTGATGTTCAAAAACGCCTCAAAAACAAGAGTCACAGGTTGTGGTTTGAAGGTCTCACTGCAGATCTTAACATTAGACGGCTTTCTATGTTCCTTagtctgctgcagctggatCAGAGCGCTGTGCCAACCCTGTGAGGGACGACAGTTTGACCAATCTATGAACAGTGTGTAGAGCAGCAGAGAGCCGAGGTGGAAAGAAGAAGCCGACGCTAATCAGCTGTGATTTAGCGTTTCCTGCTGGGATCTCCACAGAGAgagaagctgcagctgcagcttgcAAAGATCAgtgaaaccaaaaaaatcatACTCCCACTATGtgtcattttcataatttctatacccctctctttttttcttcctctcctgctTCCCGCCtcttttttccactttctcTTCATGTAATCTGCCTTTGTGCCTCATGTTTAGAGTTGGATCAGAATTTCTATGCTCATTAATCTACTATTTGGCCCATTCTCTCAGTGATTAAAGTCTTAATTAAACTCCATGCCAAAATCTTACAACACCCAAGTGAGTGAGCACAGCAAGACTGGAGCTGAAATTATTAGGCCTGACAAGCGAATGGCCAAAGCTCCATTTCTGGGCGACTTTCTGACACCAGTTGACCGCTGTGTGCCTCCATACAGTCACGTGTCGCCGTCCACATCCCTCTTGGCAGCATCTGCATGCAGAACATGTGTTACTCGGCCCTGTGTGAAATATGCATTTCACAAGAACTGCCAAGGCACAGTGGCTGCACATGGACGCACACATTTCACACTTTCACTTGCTTTCTGCATCCGACAAATCATGTCACGCATGAAATTTCTTTGCTTTAACATTAGCAAGAGATGCAAACTGCGCTGTGTGCTCACATTCCAGTTAGGAGAGTCCACCGCTGCAAATCTCATGGTCATCGTCGGGCTGTGAAGTAGTTCGATTCTTAGAAGCTGTGAATGAGGACGGGTGTTCTCGAGGATGTTTTTCTCATCTCGCCCAGACAGTCAGGCTCTCTTCCGAACATCCTCaggaaagcttttttttcctgtttaccTGCTAGCCTCGTGGTGTCAGCTCTATAAGTGACCTCACGCCTCCCCCTGCAACACAGACACCACAGTCTACCAGCTGCAAACTGTCACAGTATCGTAATCTCAAGACAACGGCCAacttcagcacaaacacacaaaaccactcCCATCACATTTACTCTCACACTTGTCACACACCACTTCCACCTTACTGGAGCCAAAAGCAGCTTTTGGAATTTCAATATGTGGTTATAAAGTTCCAAGCCATTTTCTGTCGGTTATTTCATAGCTGCAAATGCACATCTTTTTCATGGTCAAGGTGTGGGATGTCTCTTTAAAATTGTGACAACAAAGTTTCAGACAGCGCCGCTTCATGCTGCCAGAGCAATTAGAAGATATCAGTTCCACTTAAGGCTGCTGTAATCAGTAATTTTATCTGAACAATAGATCTAATGACAGTATGTAACATGAGAGCGGAAGTTCACTGTAATGAGTCCACAGAGGATTATCACCAGTCTATGCAATGTCCTCCAGCTTTACAGAGAGTATTTTGGTTTTTCAGTCTGGCAACTtcactgttttggtttttaCCACTCCCATGGTGTTGTTTTTGGCAACAGCAAATATTTTCCACTAAAAACCTTTTAACACTACCTGCTAAGCACCAAATTGGAGGGAAAGTTAGAGATTAGCTGGTGAACACGGCCAAATATTTCACCGAGGACATGGTGCAGACCAAAACAAGGCTGAAAGGAGAGAAGAGAGTGGACTTCACTTCGTCAGATCGTGAGGCATGATAATAAATGCTCCAGTTACTTTAtgtctgctggatgtgtaaacaaaaactgtttgcttACTGGTAAGCCAGAGTTCCAAGTGCTGTGTTTCCAGCTTGTTGTTAATTAATGCAGGTTTAAATAGCTTAAATGGACTTTGAAATATTGATTTAGATTTGATTTCTAATCAAAATGATCCAGTATATGGTCACCTCTGCACATCCATCTCTCCAGAGTTCATTCATTTCCTTTATCATCGTATAAAAGTCAAACTCAGCACTGAGCTCATAAATGACTAATACATGTGATCTGCCTCAGTGAGATCTGCCTCAGTGTGAGGTTGTGGAAAGTGCACATTGGAGGTGAAAAAATGGGCACCGTCACTGCTGGGTGAACTGTGACACAGCCAGGAGATTAGGTGATGCTAGAAGTTTGGAAAACCACGTTCAGAATACTGAGCTTGTCGTGCAACATACATATAATCCCACACATGTGATTTTATAATCATGATTGACCCATTTAAAACTCTAATCAAAGGATACTGAGTGCGCTGCCAGCACAATAGATCATTGTTAGCATCCCTAAGCTTCTTACTACTGTAAATAGGTCGACCTAATATATGATGTGTTAGTGCCTGGTGCTCGACACCTTGTCCCTTTTGCCCTGTGTCATGCATGCCCTCATGCTGGGTCCCGTGAACCCCTGTGAAGTTCATCAGGAGCTGGCTATAGATCGACTTCCACGTGTTTAATCCTAACTCTGAGAATTTGTCAGAAGTTGCCAGAACAAAGACCATGAATGGTGTCTAGAGCATAGCTTAGTCTGCATTTGAACCATTTGGCCGGGAGGCAAACTGGGTCATGACTTTGTTTCTCGTTTTCCATGACATggaaactaatatttttttaatgagtttgCTCTGCAGGGAGAGAGAGGTATCGCTGAGTGCAGAACCTCTGTAGGTAGCAACAGGGGACTGACTAAGTTCCCCACCCTGGATCATCTGAAGCAGCTGTCTGCCCTCTGCTGGCAAAGTAACATAATGCACCTCCACTAAACCATATTGTTGAGTCAGGAAGGTGCATGtacataaaaacatgcagtattTAAAATTGGACGTGTTTCATTGATGTGAATTGCTATGTTTGTCTGCAGCTCCCCAACATGTTTGGTGCTCTGAGCTCCACCGTCTTGTCCCTGATGATCGGCTCCTACGCCTCCTCTGCTGTCACCTTCCCTGGAGTCAAGGTATAAGGCAAAGTTAACAAATGGATGGTACTTGTGtgattttcttaaaaaaaaaaccgaTATGAATGTGACCAGATGGCTACATTGTGGCAGTAAAGAATGTTATGAGAAGAGTTATAAAGCTGAACTAGCCAGAAGCAACACTttttatgtgtttctgtgtctggtGGATGTGTAAAAGAAAACTGTTGGTGAACAAATGCGCCATAAAAACTTTACAAGGTGATAacatgtcagtgttgtgtttacagcttgttcTGTTGTCgccatgtggttcagaaaaaaGCACCTTTGAACACAAGTGCAGTTTAAGGTGCAAAAACACGACACCcctgtctcttcctcttcctcccagcTCATCTACGATGCAGGCGTCTCCTTCCAGGCGATCATGTGGGGATGGGCAGGCCTCGCCGGGTTTGTCTTTTTCAACTGTTTTTTCAACTGGCCCGTCGAAGGCTTCCCAACACCTGACGAGGTGGATTACAGGTGAGTGCGGCTGTCAGTCTGCTGCATCTCTCTACAGGAAACGCAAGGAACAGAAATCCAAAGCAAAACTCCTTCCTCATTTTAATCCTTCTGTGTGTTTACAACAGTAAGATCCTCACACTGCAAGAGCTACCGTCATCTGACCAGAAAGGTGTTGGAGAGAGACTGAGCCAGAAAAATGGAGACATACGACACTCAACAGAAAAGCTTCCTGGTGGACCTGACGCTGCTCCCAGTATGTTAACTAACACAGTCATGCTTACATTAAATCAGGGGATTAACGTTTGAGGTCAGAGTAAGCCCTTGAAGGGTCACTGTGTGCTATTTGACAGGAATCTGTGCACTTTCCtgttatttttgacaatttgtgTAAAGTGTAGTAAAGGGAACTCCAATTAATAAATCTGGATAAATTATCCTCAATGAACTTAAAGCCTTCACCTTAGAATTTAATAACTCAACTTGATTTTTTGTTCCCCAAAAAGAGTGTAACTTGTTAAGTTGTGACCTCTTTCAAAAAAAACAGGGCTGAATTTAACCACAAagtgtttatttattcttttaaatatcTCATAATGGATCCCTGCATAAGTGAAATGTGCAAATTACAAAACAGTCTctaaaggaacacttttctaCCGTATCCTGTTAATCATTTTGCACCAACTGGGATCCCAATATGAATAATCCTCTGAGCTCCAAGCACTTTCtgggcgttttttttttttgccctatTTTGTATCGAACCTGTTTGGTGCAGACTTGACTTTTGGGAattttaaaatcagaataaagtgattttaataaaatgtctaaatttaaAGTTTATATTTGGTTACGTTTTCTGAATAAAGGGAAAACAGAAATGATTAGGTCAAGGAAAATCAAAAAGTTAAAagtaattttggcattttcaaaaaaatcttccaGTACTGGGGTTCAGACAGTTAACAGGATAAAAAACAGGTGTCTCTTGGTGGCTTGCATGCCCCATGTTGAGAACCATGGATTTATACTTATGGGCACACCTGTTTTTATGAAATACTAACAGACTGGATGTCCTAAGACAGGGAAATCCAAACCACCTACCAAGAACTCCTTTTCACTAAAAATATAGACAGAAATATAAAGAGTCTCCTCCTCTTTCAGATGCTGTTCCCTTCCGTCGCTCTGTGTTCTCACCCATCTTCCTCTGGAGTCTGATTACCATGGGGATGTCTCAGCTGAGGATCATCTTCTTCATGGGGGCGATGAACAAGATGCTGGAGTTTCTGGCCACCAACGGTGAAGAGCACTGTGAGTGTCCGACCCTCGTTTAGCTCCGAAAACATTTACAGTTTATCGTACGTTATTAAAAACTTTTAAGCAATTCTGACAGtcatgttttttatattttagtaACTGAAGAGCAGGTGATCGAATCAGAGAAGCAAGGTGAGAAGCGTAGCAATGCAGCTGTAAATTTGCCCACTTTACGCAccattttgttttcctttggtCATATTAGTTTGATTTCATTTGTTCTCTTTCAGTGAGCTTGTACTCGTCCATCTTTGGcacactgcagctgctgtgtcTGGTCACGTGTCCCCTGATTGGCTACATCATGGACTGGAAGATGAAGGAGTGTGAAGAGGAGAAGACCGTCCCCACTGACACAGAGAAGAGGTACATGCGGTGAAACATGTCGTACAAAAGagactgtttttattgtttttgctttagTGGATAGATTGACAGCAGACATGCAGACAGGAAGCACCAGATTAACCCTCTTAatcctctgaatcccaaaacgCACCAGTGATTTTCAAAAGCATGTTTGCTTTTTCAAAAATGCCAAATTGAAGCCATTCATCACAACCATAAGctgcaaaaacagagaaaagagttGGATTTTCCCATTTCCAATGCTGACATGCAGCTCAGTTGGGAAAATTCACCAAATATAAGCTTctaatccagatttttttttgccaaaatcactttttgtgtacatgtctttttaaaaaattgctaaaaacaaaccatttgcaCCAAGTGaattctgcaaaagaaaaaaaaaaaactattccaTGCTTCTTGGTGCCATATTGAAACCATCAgggactcagctgtgaccaacagtcatgtgacaaaaattcagaaacttttcagctgaactgcagcctGTGTTTACAGATAGCaaataggagacaagtatgaaGACAGATTGAAAATGTAAGAAGTAAAATAATTGTTATGCATATCTAGTATGTAGTTATTTTTCAGTTGTTCTGGTAACATCTGTGGGCactttggaaaaatgttgcacatgttgattctagaaagaaagaaatgaagaataTGGAattctttttatatatatatttatggcattataattgTGTCATAGTGCACAGACATTTGTTGTTAGATCTCTGCTTCTAgctatggttgttttgtttccatagaagtacaggactttatattgcagtaggaaatgagcccacagtgagtaaaaatattaCAGGAGCAAAGAAATATAAAGCTCGGGGCTAAAAGGGGAAAGAGCCACCACCAGGATTATCTAAAGACCTGATAAATTCGGATGATGCATCATGTTGAAAACTTCTTTTCCTGTCTCCTCGTCAGCGTGACTGGACCCAAAAGAGACCGTAAGATCCAGAAGGTGACCAACGCCATGAAGGCCTTCATCCTCACCAACATGCTGCTGATCGCTTTCGGATGCTGCTGCCTCATAAACAACCTGCCTctacaggtaacacacacacacacacattatggTAGTCAGACAGGAATAAGTAAGCAAGAAACAGATCCAGTACTCAGATCCATTGATTTCACTGCTTCTTTCCTGTGTTTCCCACCTCAGATCTTGACCTTCATCCTCCACACTATGGTCCGAGGCTTCATCCACTCCTGCTGCGGAGGCCTTTACGCTGCTGTGTGAGTGCTGCGCTGCTAATTCATGATTCACATCAACTCAAGCTTTGTACAGCACAATCACATGTGGAGGACACTGGATAAGTTTCACAAAACACACCTTTAAATCACACAACAATCGATGATCAGAATCGTCATGAGTCAGTGTTTTAAGTGGAAATGCTGGCCTAATAATTATAACCTAATAATAATACATTGTTGTGGTTCTGGCAACGTGACAATGGATGCTTTTCTGACCCATTTGGAGTTACTACCTAACACCATATAAACACCAAAAGTAAAGCAGCACTTTACAGTGTGATAAAAGCAACCAGATGTGGTAAGAAAAGTTGAGGATGGTGTATCATGTGGGTTCAGAGACCACAGCACTGTAACTATTTACTATATTCCTTTAACAAAattaaccatctgaaccccaACACTCACAGATGAAAggttagttgttgttttttaaattgtcaaaatgacactttttatCAGGGCCAGAAGCAGTAAAGGCAGAGAGGATTGTCAGATTTCTGCTTCCTAACAGTCATTGAACTGTTCATATGTGACATACAGTACCTTTAGTAAAATTAACAAGTCTTCTAACCTGAGAACTGATAAATTTAATTGAAATGATTTCATcctaaatgtgttatttaaaaattcacaaaaatataatgctctaaacagattctgtaaaatgaaataataaaaaactctGCTGTGGTAAGTGCAACCAAGAAGCACAGCTGTTGGCCGACAGTCACatggcaaaaattcagggattttttttagttcaacTGGGTTGATCGGAGCGTAGACAAATATAAAAGCAAATTGAAATATGAGTCGATAAACATCTGTAATATGTAGAACCACCATTCTTTTCCAGTTTTGGTAACATCTGGGAGCTTTTGGACAAATGTACATGCtgatttgaatgtttttcaaGTTGTAGAATAAGTAATCAGaaaatttcactttttgttttaattttttatgatttatagaATTACACCTGTGCCATACCGCACAACAGACCATTTTAAGGCCTtgccatggttgtgttgtttccgtagaggtgcaggacttttaaATTGAAGTGAAAACTGAggccacagtgagcaaaaatgtgaaaggagcaaataaaaacacacccaGAAACTGATTTGGGTTCAGAggtaaactgtgacatttataACAAGAGCAATCTGAGATTTCTGACCTCTGCCAAGGGAAGATGTGGATGGTAAAGCAAGATCTTTTTTGcaaccagaatccagatccttatccggatcaacacaaaatttgaatggagtcttccctgggccaagatccacctctggtgaaaatttcatgaagatccgacaagtagtttcagagaaatcctgtccacagacacgcacacagacagacaaataaataaacggacccgatcgcataacctccttggcggaggtaataaatcTGAAGTCTAATAATACAGTTTAATATGCACTGAACACCTACAGAATGACTTTTTATTGTAGGTCATTATAATACTGTGTTGGCTCACACACAACAAACAATATGTGCATGATTTTATTTGCACAGCTAGAGCTGGTTTAAAGCACAGCAGCACTGATGATGCCCTCCAGAGCCAGATCAGTGTGAAAAGAAGCCTCATACCTTTAAATAATTACAACtataacaaaagaaaaacatctatTTTTTGGTATGTAATGTAATTGACCCGATTTTCCCAGAATTcaatcagtttttctttcaaactctAACCACCCGATGCATCCCGCAGCTACCCATCCAACCACTTTGGCACGCTGACAGGCCTCCAGTCCATGATCAGCGCTGTGATCGCTCTGCTGCAGCAGCCGCTCTTCATCGCCATGGTCGGACCACTGGAAGGAGATCCCTACTGGGTGAGGAAACACACTGATCTCTGCACGTCTGCACACTTCACACTGAGACAGACATAAACAAACTCTCAGCGCTGTTTATTGTGACACCGAGTGCATTCGGTCTTTCTTTTGGCCTCGATTTGGAGGACACAGTGGGATTGTTGTTGATAGTAGAAGAAACACTGCTTTAAGGGTTGAAGTATCATAAAATAAACTCACAACAGCCTGTTTAATAATTGTGTCATTCCCTGCTTTACTCATGACTGATTATTGCACATCCAGTGTGAGTGAAGACTAAACAGTCAGttagaaaatataaataatgatcAACAGTCTTTTCGCCGTGTGCCTTTTGAGATGGCAGTGagctgaaatatctcaacaactactGAGTGGTTTGCATCAAAGTTTGTACAGATGTTCACCTTCTCCAAGCAATGGATGACTGAAGACTTTGGTCATCTTCTAACTTTCCCTTTAGTGCCACCTGCAGGTTgatgtttgtgggtttttcgTGAAACGTATTTAAACATGTTCACCTCTGAATGAATTGTAATCACTTTGGCGATTTGATCCGTCTTAAAATGAAAGTGAATctgttttaaaaagtaaaattttactTCAGATTCACTTTCTCCTTTGAGCTTCACttctcaaagaaaaaaaaaagaaaaagaaaaattacacctgagaaaaaaaaagaggctgtTTTCCCACTTCACTCTGTTTTCAGTGTTAGTAGACATtaagaaaatgacaagaacaggcttaaagcagaaatacaaatgaaaaaacaagctgtttttcattttaagtaaaagtggaaaaaatgggcccattttctcatttttagtgTTTGACTGCAAACAAATCATACTTTGGTTTGGTGAGGTCATCATCTCAGTTTGTCCAGTAGGATGCAAGAATAGTGAAAAGAAATGTCAGCCTGCCAACATGAGAAGCTAAATGGTGAACATGCAGCACGTTACTCTTGTCATTTTGAGCATGTAAGCGTTTTTACAAAGATTTTTTtcgtcttttttgtttttagatgaCCGGTTGTTGCTGCATGCTAAGAGTGCTTTTCTGTTAGTTGTAATTGTTTTCAGCTGTTAGTTTCCAAACCTTTCCTGTTTAGAAATGGAAGACAACAACAGATCAGATCCAGTTACCAAATTGTCATTACATTGACTGACTGGACAAACTGCCACCTGCTAGGTAATGTAAGACTGTAACTGTAACTTTTCATGTCTGTCGTCCTTCAGATCAACCTCGGCCTGCTGATCCTCTCACTGAGTGGCTTCCTGTTGCCGGGTTACCTGTTCTACCACCGCAGACAGCTGATTAAGGAAAAGGCGGCCAGAGACCAGCGGGCAGGTGGTCAGGAGATGCAGGCGCTCAACCACACCGAAGCCAACGGATACAAACCTCACAGCAACGGCCTCTCTGCAGTGGAGGCTTAGGCGCAGCAGGGCTGACGGCCGAGAGAACTGTAGGATTTATTCTAACATGTGCCTTCAAAATGAGCACCAGCAATCTACTCATCCACATCTGTTTTGTCCTCATACCcaatgctttattttacttctgCTTGCTTTGGTCGTTGCTGGTGCCAGTTTTGTTCATCACAAATCACATCTCAGAGCAACTAGGATCACCTGTGTTTTGCTAGGATTTCAAGTCAGACTTTGTGATTTGGGGAGAAG containing:
- the slc43a1a gene encoding solute carrier family 43 member 1a; translation: MGPTLLQSYRRRWWMAVTAVIENLLCSAVLLGWGSLLIMLKREGFYSHLCSENESVIVSLGNSSGDEGEEWVSCVDQDEMLNLGFTIGSFLLSAATLPLGILMDKFGPRPIRLMGSSCFGLSCVLMAASAYNPNTLSPLIFLALSLNGFGGICLTFTSLTLPNMFGALSSTVLSLMIGSYASSAVTFPGVKLIYDAGVSFQAIMWGWAGLAGFVFFNCFFNWPVEGFPTPDEVDYSKILTLQELPSSDQKGVGERLSQKNGDIRHSTEKLPGGPDAAPNAVPFRRSVFSPIFLWSLITMGMSQLRIIFFMGAMNKMLEFLATNGEEHLTEEQVIESEKQVSLYSSIFGTLQLLCLVTCPLIGYIMDWKMKECEEEKTVPTDTEKSVTGPKRDRKIQKVTNAMKAFILTNMLLIAFGCCCLINNLPLQILTFILHTMVRGFIHSCCGGLYAAVYPSNHFGTLTGLQSMISAVIALLQQPLFIAMVGPLEGDPYWINLGLLILSLSGFLLPGYLFYHRRQLIKEKAARDQRAGGQEMQALNHTEANGYKPHSNGLSAVEA